ACGTCTGAGCAGAGCGTCATTATCAGCACGCTACCGTCCGGTGTGCCAACCTCCGAACCCACCATCGTCCGTGCGGTTGCAGTAGATCACTCGCGCATATCCATCTCCTGGGAACCGGGCCCATTCCCGAACGGTCCCGTACTGTCATACGTACTGCAAATTAAGGACCTGCACCCGATCGGCTACAGTGCCCTCAAGGTTCTACCATCtcttcaaaaattgatttattttttttcttttcttttcaactttcTGCGCTCCGACCCATCTGTGATCAAGGGCGGGTGTGCTTTTATTGCTATTGCTTTAAGCTATATTAGTTAACAGCCTGAGTTTGGTGTTGTCGTCAGGTGTTGGCTTGTTCTCTTCGGACACTACTTGCACGGCCATTATGCACCTTGTTTGCCGTGTGTACCTCTCTATGCTTTTGTCGACACTGCTTTTTTCCTCACTGCTTTTACAACTCACACCTTCCACTCTCAGCACATCTATACAACTAATCTCTTCACAGTGTCCTTACTAATACATCttctttgttgtgtgttgttctatgtgtgtttgattgtCTGGCATCTTTTGATGAATGTCACTAGTAGCATGTCTAGAGACATTCGGCACACTCCCACCCGGATGTATTATTGATTGATCTTCTCTCTTCGTTTGTCCGTTGTGGCTCTGATGCGTAGGAAATCCCGGAATCGAATACGTCTCGCCATTACATGTTCGAGAAGCTGGAACCGGAGCGTAACtattcggtttcggttgcgATGAGCAATCCCGCTGGTGAAGGTCCGGCATCGGTGACACTCGTTGCCACACCACCCAAACCTACCGGCCACGAGGAGGCGCCACTGCCAACGCTCATTCTCGGTGCGGAACGTTCCATCCTGGCGCAGAGCTCACTGACCCTGTTCTCCGATCCCCCGACCAACGTGTACGCCAGCGTCGACCACAAGATTCGTGGCACAGCAACACACATCCGGCGCGGGTTACTGTTCGTGTCGGACGACGCCGGTTACATCTATCGGGCTCCATCGCGTCCTGGTGCCGAGAAGGCGCGGGTCGCCATACTGGTTCCCGGTGCCGCCAACAACTTCCGCCCGACGCTGCTGTCTGTCGATTGGCTGAACGAGCATCTGTATGTGCTGGGACAGGCGCGCCCGACGAAGCTGTGGCAGATTGCGTACTGTGATTTCAGCGGTGGCCACCTAACAGTGGCGATCGCGGGTCTTCAACGTCGGCCGGACCATTTCGCAGTCGATCCGTTCAATGGGTACCTCTTCTGGGTTGTTGGTGGTACCGGACCCGACACAGGACTGTTTCGGCTCGATCTGGGTGACATCTCGAACGGTGTGCGTCACGAAATCCGACCCCTGCAGATGGTGAGCGGGCGCAATCTCGGTGCGTTTACGCTAGATCATGCCAACTTTCGAGTGTTGCTCGCTGATCAAGGCAATAACACGGTGTTGGCGGTATCGTTCGATGGTAGCAAGCAGGAAGACATccgcaacaacacacaacagcCACGGTTCGAGCGCGTCAAATCGTTGGCGCGTGCGAATGGGCTGTTTTACTGGACGAACGGTACCGAGGTGTTTGCCGAGGACTATCATCGGCTGCACAACAGCTACTACCATAACGCATTCCCAATAGCGGCCAACAATACGTACTTCAGCATCAGTGTTAACCTGACAGCGGAACAGCCAATCCCGGTGCCCGTGAATCCACCGCGCAACCTGCAAGCCCTTGCCTCGCCGGATAAGCTTAAGGTGTCCTGGGACGTGCCGTATCTGCTCGGGGTGAAAGGGCGAGGTGCGTGGCAGAGCTGGAGCTACCTGGTGGAGATTAGTGACGAGCAGCTGGACAGCGTTCTGCACGTCGCTACGGTCAATGGTACGAGCTACGCCTGCGACATCGCCGGCCGGCTACTCCCGAACCGGGTGTATACAGTGCGAGCGGCCGCCTTTACCGCGGCAGGCCGTGGACCGTGGAGTCGGGAGTTCCGCGTACGGACGCTGCGCCCGGAAAGTCAGCACCATCTGGTGTGGGCCAGCACGGACGGTATCGTGCGCAGCGACGTGATCGGTGAGCACGTGTCCACGCTCATACCACGCTCAGCCGAGCTGGACGGTGCGGCCGTAACGAGCCTCGCTTGGCACGCCCGCACACTGTACGTGGTGAGCAACTCCACGCTACGATTATACCGCGAGCCGAGCGCTCCCGGCGGCGAGTGGACAAAGCTGCGCGAGCTCGAATCGGTCGAGTGTGTGGCGATCGATTGGATCGGCGAACGACTGTACTACTCGAATCCGGCCCAGCAGCTGATCGTACGGTCAGGATTGCTCGGTGAACAGCCCGAACCAATACACAGCGTGATGAACGTGCGTGAGATACGATTCGATGCGTACCGCGGCTACATCTACTGCTCGTCCGGACTCATACTAGAGGCGTTCCGTCTGAACGGCAAAAGCCGTGTGCAGTACTTCAGCGAGAAACTCTTCACCGGCAAACAGATCATCGGCATGACCCTGGACCACGATGGGCAACGGTTGTTCTGGATCGTGCGCAGCTACTCACACTCCCATCTCTACTGGGCACCGCTCGCTGGGAGTCCAGCCGCTGCCAGTGGCGGTGGGACCGGATCCGGCACGCTTCCTTCGCTGCCACTCACCGACCAGACGCCTCAAGGCCCACTGCTGCACTTCAGCGATCGGTTGCTGTGGCTGAAGGAAAGCCAGGTTGTAGTCGGTGATGTGAAGGGTGAAAATTTGGCTTACATTCGCAACCACCATCTGAACGGTACGCGGGCACTAGCACTAATCGATCCGACACCGAAAGCGCCCTCGATCAACGTGCTGCCTGCGAGTGTGAATGCGAGTACGATTCGCGTCACCGGTGACTGGCGACGTTTTAACATCAGCTGGACACCGGTCGAGAACGTCAACTACAGCACCGTATTTTACAAGCTCACGCTTAAGCTACCGGACGCACGGGACATTGTGCAGGAGCTAACTGTCCCGTTCTTCACGTACGGTGccgctggtgatgatgatggtggtgacgaTAATGAAGCAGCTGGTGTGGAGCATGGGCCGATCGCACCGTATACACCGATTGATATTACGCTGCACGCCTTCACCTACTGGCGATCGTCGGGTTTTTCAAGTGTGCGACGACACACACCGGCAGGCAAACCATCGGTACCGGTTGCACCTCGTGCGTACATTCAACATCACTACCTACCCGGCACACACGAGCTGAGCACCGGCATTGTCTACCGCTGGTCACCACCGGCCGAGCCGAATGGACCAATCGTAGCCTATCGTGTCGATTGTTGGTCTAGCTACGACGAGACGAAACGACGGGTGTTGCTGGACGGTGTGGAGGTGCGCAACAGACGCACAGAGCTACTAATACCCGAAGCGGTACACCCGAACATGACCTACTACCTGCAGGTGCGTGTGTGCAATGTCGACCACAACGGGGATCCGAGCGAGATACGTTCGATTGGGTTGCGCGACGGTCGTCCACTGCCGCTACTGTACGTTGCTACCCATGAGCAGATACTGCTGCTGGATCTCGATCTGCGCGAAAGTACTCCGATCGTAGCGACACCCATACCAGCCAAACACATCGCCGAACTACGCCACGAGCGTAAGCTATTCTGGGTGAACGATAGGAATGAGCTGTTCATGCACGACGACGCGGATGGTAAGCGTAAGCTGGCGCAGGTTCTGGGTAATGTTACCGCACTCACCGTCGACTGGGTCTCACGTACCGTGTACGCTCGTACGCACACATCTTCCGGCAATGGCAGCACACTGCACGCGTACGATCTGAACCGATACGAGAGCGGTGGCTCGGAGCCGCACCAACGCACGTTCAGTCTACCCGCAGAACCGATCACGATCGATCTGTTGCAGTTCTTGCCGGATGTGGCGGAGCTACTGGCTATGTCACGCACGTCCCGTACCGGTTACCTTATCTCGCTCGATGAGCCGGACCGAGAACCGGTCGCCTTCAACTGTGCCGCAGCGACCGTAGACGAACGGATACAACGGGTCTGTGATGAGCATGGGCACGAAATGAACGACAACAGACCGCGCGACACCGTGCAGGACGAGGGCTATCTGTATTGGATCGGTGCGAATGGGGCAGTGAATGTGCGAGCCCGCGTTGATCCACCAACCACGGCTGCGGAAGAGTTTCCGATAGCAGGAGCTGTCGCCTTGCTGCcagtgcagcaacagcagcgctATCCTCCCGAGCGCTGTCTCGTCCCGGTCGTACACCACATCCAGTATCTGCCTGAGCTGTATAACAGCACCGAGAACTCGATCACGTTGCGCCTGCCCGAACCGGAACGGCACGCCGACTGTAGCCGACGACCACCGGCAGTACGGTATCGCATTATGTACCAGCTGGAGCATGAACCAACAGCCGACATATACGTGGACTACTCGTACGAGATGAGCCGGACGATAGGGAACCTGCGGCCGTACACTAGCTACCGGTTTGGCATCTCCCTCAGCAACCACTATCTCGCAGCGAGCGGTACGCTCACCGAACGGTTGCTCGTCATTGCGGCGACGACCGAAACGCCGAAGCATCACATGCCGGCCGTGTTTAGAACGGCTGACGGACCACCGTCGCGCCCCGAAGACATCAAGGCCTTCCCGATCAGCCCAACCGAGGCGTTCGTCAGCTGGTTGCCATCGCGCCAGAAGTACAGCCACAATGTGTCGTACGAGATATGGCGTGCGGAGCTGGACGAGCACAAAACCCGACAACAGCAGCGTGTTTCCGGTTTGTATGAGCACTTTCTGCCGACGGTGTGCAGGAACCGTATGCACTGATGGCCTGTCCActcattgtttttctttttcggcaGATTTTAAAATGCACGACGCATTCATGACGGCGGAGATTTTGAAACTGCAGCCGAACCAGACGTACATTATATGGGTGCGGGCGTTCTCCACGTTTCACGCGTTTAGCGATAGCGAGAAGGTCCAGATACAGACGTTCCCGGAGCCAACCGACGTAAAGCAGCTAGGACTGAACTCGACATTTATTCGGCTGCACTGGACTCCTCCTGCCAACTGTTCCAAGTACGTAACATCCGGATGTTCGGCTCGTACGCAGTAACTAACTGCGGCACGCaatcttttttgttcaacagCTACCAGATTCAGTACTCCGTCGCTGGACAGAACGTCTGGACTACGATGTACGATTCGACAGCGCAGTCAACCATTTCGAACCACTGTGAATACAAGCTGAATGAGCTGTTGCCGAAGACTAAATATCGGTTCAAGATGCTGCTGTACTATCAACACCGAAGGGAACCGTACCAGTGGCCGAACGGTCGTGAGATACTGTTCGAGACGAAGGCAGACAAACCGTCCGCTCCCGGTCGGCCAACGGTGACGAAGCTGCGGCAGGATGTGTACAAGGTTAGCTGGGAGCCGGCAAAGGATAATGGTGCCACCATAGAGGAGTACGCCCTGCAGGCACTCGTAACCCAGTCGAAGCGGGCCGCGCGTTTGGTGATGCCACCGGCGGAAGTGAACGCACTGGTGGTTGGCACAAACGGTACCAGCGATACCGAATCGTTTACCGAGGTAGAAACGTATGACGAACATTGGAGCCAGGTGTACAACGGTACGGACGTGTACTGGATCATCCCGGAACGGCATGCCATCCAGGGTAGCCTGTTTCGGGTGCGGGCACGTAACTCGTACGGTTGGGGCCCGTTCAGCGATGAAAGCCGGGCAACCAGCGGAAAACTGCTAGTGCAGCGCACCTTCATCTACATCGGAACCTTCGTCTTCACCGTTACCGGGATCATACTGTTCGTCTCAGTGCTGGTAGTACTGGGTGAGTATAGAGAGCTATCATGGACCCGCAATCgaactttttttcttaattcgCTGACTTCCTACGTTCTACGGTGAGTCTAGTGTTACGTGCAATACATCGCATGAAGAAGATGAACCAGGCTAATGCACGACTTTCCGATGTTGAGCTGGCCAACTTGCGAGAGCTTCCACGGCGTGGTAACTTCGTTCAAACCACCAACATCCTGTACAGTTCGGGCTCGATGACAGACTCGGAAATAGCGCTGTTGCCCCGTATACGTCTCGACCAGGTACTTGCGGACAGAAGATCTCTAACAGTTGGCACATCTACAACACCTGGTCTTTCCCCTTCCAGATCTTTATGGCAAGTTCCTCGCTGCTGGGCAGTGGAGCATTCGGAGAAGTATATGAGGGTGTTGTGAAGGGCGTCGACGGCGAGGCGGAAACACGGGTGGCAATAAAGGTAAGATATCCTGCTCGGATCTATTTGATACAGACATTCAATCATTTCTCCTTCTCTCCCGCATGTATTGCATCGAAAGACTCTcaaaaaaggtgcaaaaatGCACGAGAAGCAAGAGTTCCTGCAAGAAGCACAGCTGATGAGTAACTTCAAGCACAAGCACATTACGCGCCTGCTCGGTGTGTGCCTCGAGGCGGACGCGCTACTCATCATCATGGAGCTGATGCAAGGGGGCGATCTGTTGAGCTATCTGCGCCGCAGCAGGTCCCTCCCGGGTCAGGCCGCCCGGTTGACGATGCTCGATCTGATCTCGATGTGCCAGGACGTGGCGTCCGGTTGCCGGTATCTGGAGGAGATGCACTTCGTGCACCGCGATTTGGCGTGCCGCAACTGTCTGGTGTCGTCGACGGATCCGCGCGATCGCGTGGTAAAGATTGGAGACTTTGGGTTGGCGCGAGATATCTACAAGAACGACTACTACCGGAAGGAGGGTGAAGGTTTGCTGCCGGTACGGTGGATGTCGCCGGAAAGTCTGGTAGACGGTGTGTTCACATCACAGTCGGACATCTGGGCTTTCGGGGTGCTTCTGTGGGAAATTATGACGCTGGGTGAGCAACCGTATCAGGCGAAGAATAACGTCGAGGTGCTGAACCATGTGCGCGAGGGTGGCCATCTCGATCGACCGAAGGTGTGCCCGAACGAGATGTAAGATATAGGAGTTGGAGGGTTCTTTTAGACTCTGAGCAACTTTGTGATTGACTCTTTCCCAGGTACGAGCTCATGCAGTACTGCTGGAGATTCTCGCCGGATGAACGACCCACGTTCCGATACTGTTTGGAGGTGTTGAGAACACTGCGTGAAAATACTAGCGAGGATACGCAGATCATCGCACCGTTCCCGGCAAAACTGCAGCAAGGTAGGCAAGAACGCTTTAACGAGCTTTGctcgagaagaaaaacaaacgcacacgcattCTTTTAAGCACTGCACGCCAATCAAGCAAACTCATCCATTTCGTTGCAGAGGCCGTATCCAACCCGGCATACCTGGGGTCCGAAAGTGGCCAGATCTCCCCACTGTCAGGTAGATAGCGACAGCGTTGCACCTCACACCTTCACAGTTCTTTCACTCGAAAACAGAGTTTTCATTTAGGACACGCTTTATTATGTCTGCTCGTTGTCATTACCATCATCAGGCGTTCCAAACATGTCTTCTGCATGGCTTTCTAATCGTCTCTGGAAGTTAGAATCTTCATTTACAATCCATATGGAGTGTAAGAGCATACTTAAGTTACAATATCAAGAAGTAGATCTTAGACgttcaataatatttttgagTAATTTCAACTCCACCTGCTTGAGATTAATACTGCTTGCCATGCTTTAAAGCTTATACAACAGCAATACGTTTCTCGGAGGTGATGTCTGTGACACGTAACGCTCATCCACACATTCTGCTTACAGGCTCATTGCGCTACGGTGGAAACGATGTCGGAATGATCGCCACACCGCCGACATCCAGCAGCGGTAGCAGCGGTGCAACTGGATGTCCCGGACCAAACACCCCGAAGTACTTGGAGCTGGTTTACGAGAACAGTGGCGACCAGGACCAGCCGGACGGTTTCAGCGTACCGCCGGACCGTGCCAGCCCGATACCAGCGATGCCCACCGACAATGGCTATGAGATACCGATCACCGACACCCGTGGACAGTTCGtcgaggcaagcagcagcaacagcctGCCACGCCAAGCGAACCTCGGCCTACCGAACCTGCCGATGCTCATACCGAACCTCTCGGTCCTGCTGCCGGATAGTGCGGACGCCAGCCGAGACTGCCATCCGCAGATGGAATCGGACACGCCGGATTCTGCTACCAGCAGTATTATTATCGAACGCGAGGAACGACAGGCAAAGAGCTGAGCTTGGAAAGACGCTGGCTGCGAGGATAGAGAGCGGTGCGGTGTATAGCAGGGAGCGGTACGACTGGTTAATAGATAGCTTAGTGAACAGTCATATGAGTTAAGATATGGAATAGAGTGAGCGGTACAGTGTAGCAGACAGATGCAAAGCAGATATAACGATAACGTAGCGAAGGTACATTgctcatgcaaaaaaaaaaacccaatacGAATGCTCTAATGCCACCCGTGATAGTGTGACAATGTTACAGTGCCTTCTAGTGCTTGCCGAACCAAACAACAATCGCGGGTTTTTTGGGGGTTACGTTTAGTGAGTCAATTATAACAGCTAGTCGCTTGCTAGGTGCCCGTCTATCTGTCGACCTATCGAGTTAACGGAAGAATGCATATTTGGTTGAGAACCCCTGAGATGCACTGACATCGCCTGTCCATAAGCAAACACGCCAGACAGAGTTATCGCACGGGTCTGCTAATTGTACTTTTAGTGTGAAGCCACTACGCCACTATGTAAATACTCATTATAGAGCAAACGTTTAGCTTGAGCACATGTGAAGGGTGGATAGGGCGCGAGGCAGAAGTAGctataaaaacaaacgcttcGCTCGATGGTGCATTCAAAAACGGTACGAACGTACGGACAACTATCTAGCCGCGTCCAAATGCGCCACTATACTATAATGCgtgccaaacaacaacaacaaaattgtgAGAGATATTGACAGAGCCTCCAGTAGGTAAGGGTCGGTTCGGTTATTTGTAGTGCTGGGTGAATCTACTTCAggaatctgaatctgaacgAATGGCTCCGAAGCATTATGCTGAAGATGCATAACTTCCCAAGGATTTACGAAACCCTGAAGATTCGGAAAATCGGAAAGATTCTTAAATCGCTAAGAAATCACGTTTTAAGCAACTTGTTTTTACCTAAATTCTTGCTCGGAAGCTAACAATATAACGAATTGTAATGCATGTCAAAACAGGATATCTTAGCGATTCACCTGGACAGGATTCAGGGACGTGTGTCATGGGAGTGGAGTTGGAGGACTAATGATTCGTCATGGAATTCACAGAATCTCAAGAATTCATCATTCTTGGAGGATTCGTAAATTTATGCGAACTCATGACTATTTCGAGAGTCATCTCATgctttgaatgactctttgcTGGAGATTCTTACGAATGAATCGTTTCAGAAGATGCACCAACCACAATAGCTTATTGTTTGGTTCTAGAAGGGCAGCTTTCTGATGAACGGTTccccgttgttttttttttacgtgtatttgattttaattatattcTGCATATAGAACCTagttttactattattttgtCGCTCCTATCGATTTTAATATATTACTCGACTATTATTTACACCTGACAACGCAAGTATTATGTTAAGGCGACGCACGCCGGTGCGCGCTCGGAAGGTATCGGAGAGACGAACACGAACCCAGTGTAGATGAAGTCAATGTTAGGGATTAAACAGCGATTGCCAATAATGTCGAAATGCTGCATTAGCATTATGCGATTTCCTACGCTTGTCGACAAACGTATGGCTTCCGCCGTGAAGACGTACGATAATTTATATGCTAGATAAAACCACACGCAAAACATCATAACCAATCAGCTTGCCAATTATCAGGCTTCCCCAAACTGCTGCGCCCTTAAGAGATGGCGAATTTCACGTGTGTATCCTACGAAATGAACGCCGCAGAGCATTAACTCactgcgagaaaaaaaaacccccccgatCAGCAGTACTGATTTCCCCCACTCCAAATAAATACTGTTCTTCAATTGATTATCTGCCTGTTGcccgtgtgtttgtatgctttttttatgtCTTACTGATAAAGAAGTAAAAGTTGTTCCTACGAAAGGTTTGATAATGCATGGAATTGTGTTCTGTTCCCTTTACCGGCGGGTTTTGGATTGGAATATCGGagctttgctttcgttttgtttgcgttgacCTCCGGCTTGGTGTTGCGTTGATAATGTGTTATACGGTTAGTGAAACACTTGCGTTACGAAACCCCCCCCCAAAGCAGGCTGGAGGGTGGATGAGATGGGTGATAGAGCAAGCGATTATTTAGAAGCAAtcatttaggaaaaaaaagaccccTTTAAATGATCTATTAACTGCCAACGgacgcgaaaacaaaaaacaaccaaacacaacaatcGATGATAAGCGACGGGGAAACCGGCACTGGGTAAGCCTGACGAAAATGAGCTccaatttcccttttttagcCGCCGCGCATCGGGCAGCCGGTTGCGAGAGTGAATAATTATAAGCTGCACAACCACAGCCGCACCACCGAAGAGCGAAGCGAAGCAGGGGTCACCGTGTTGGTGAGAACGGTGACAAGGTCTGCAGGATCTCGTACGCCAGCTGCACGGTAGCGCTTGTGGTTGGagcgaagaaataaaatggcTGAAAAGAGAACAGAGCGCCCATCTCGCTGTGTGCGAGTTCGATAATCACCGACACACTTGCAGCGGCGCAGCACTAGATCAAGGTTCACCTTCCGTTCGGCACCGCTTCCGGGGCGTTAGAAACGAGAACCTGAAGAGGGGCCCCTCTGTTAAGATGTTCCCCTACGGTTCCGATATTGGACAGCATGGAAGGGCATAGGAATTCTTGCACACATCGCTGACAGTTCGGTCGTCCGCCACGTGCTCCAATCCCAATGCAACGTCAACGGTAATTGTACTCGATATATGACGCACATTACGGAGCAGCACGTACAGGTGGACCGGGTggggatgaaacaaaaacgccaCTCAGCCTTGCACGCTGAGGTGCATCGGCGCGTCACCCGGTTAAGATCGAAAGTTGCACCGCTGCTAGCGGCACCTCTTCGCTAGGCGAATCATTCGGCTGTGTGGTATCGATGAGCGAGCGTCTCGTATCGGTTCGGTCGGTCGGCAACTTGTGCGCAACCAGGGCTAGACGCAACACGCTCATCTCGATCGTTCGATTGGCCGCGATCCATCAAACGTAACGCCGTTACGGCACGTTATCCTGCTGGAAGTTGCACGCGTTACCGTCGGCGTGCCGGACAACGATGGGCTGCTGCCGGTGGTATTTGGTGGTGGGTTTGGGCTTAGGCACTGCTGCAACGGGATTGATATTCATGCTGGCCTGGCCGGACATCTTTGACATCCTCGTGTCCGAGGTAAGTGATGATATCGATTTGTGATAGAGTGTCTACCCTTCAAGTCTAATGGTCCACGGACAAGGTTCCAAGCCGTCTATTAGAGAGCGTTAGCAGTTGGAAGTGGAGTTCACGGTGGTCAACAGGTTTGGCCACCTTGAATCGGCAAGCGAATAACGCGACGACACTGCGGCGACAGGAAGTCATTGATACTCCCTCCTCTATTGATGTTGTTGCGCAAGTGTGTGTTTTCGATTCTACTGGAAATCTAAACAAACACTTGCTACAAAAagtttgcatattttgcatTCCTCGCAAGTGGATGTCCTAAGGGCGCTAGTTTGATCGACCGCTTCCCGAACAATGCGGTTCATCCGGTCCGGTGTGATTCACAAGCGATAAATTATTCCCGCGGTATGCGCGCAATACATCTTTCAAACCAGATCAAAATGACGGCAACTGAGCTTCATTCCGTATGCAGCAGTAATGGCGCCCGGTTGTCACATCAGCATCACACAAAACCGCACTGACACCTGCGCAGCACCTGGGGTCAACTCGTGTACGGCgttgaggtttgttttttttcctctctctcgcTTGTCAGTTCCGGTATCGCTTACAAATGGGCAGGTAGGCGGTGTTTACGGTGCAATGCAAACATCCGTACAATGGGTCAAACCTTATTGGCGCGTGGCGTGGCCACGGTCGGTCATTAAATTCTTCCAATTAACTGCCTGCAAATGAGCAATGTTCCTCTCTCCTCCGCAGGAGAAGTCGCTGCTGCCGGGCTCGGCGCTCTACAAGGAATGGCGGCGACCCACGATGCACCCGAGCTGGCAGTTTTACCTGTACAACTGGAGTAACGCACAGGCTTTTCTGAGCCTTCCACAGGCGGCACCGACGGCTAGCTTTCAGGAGCTGGGACCGTACACGTATGATGGTGTGTTGTAGCGCCCGCGAGCTCTCCCGCTCCATACTGACAACCGGATTTGCCATTTACAGAATACACCGAGGTGGTAGACGTCAAGTTTCACCAAGGAAATGGCACACTGTCGTACCGCAAGCGAACCGTCTTCCGGCGTAACGCCTTCGGCGCACAGCCGGAGATGATCACCAGCGTTAACT
This sequence is a window from Anopheles marshallii chromosome X, idAnoMarsDA_429_01, whole genome shotgun sequence. Protein-coding genes within it:
- the LOC128718566 gene encoding LOW QUALITY PROTEIN: protein sevenless (The sequence of the model RefSeq protein was modified relative to this genomic sequence to represent the inferred CDS: substituted 1 base at 1 genomic stop codon), which codes for MSNAWPPGPTGTGRVRYRGGTAPPINQSHRPLSTVTVQLLVVVTLAVTTALLSTGADGSTVPATKAGEHDYSGAIQDLEMGCINRCPDQNQTSFTEHIDASCGNDCYIKQCTIGCRQWELALESSCQRACVSITLSIIPQRHXLTYGNIILVIFEPPHAHMQNVSDQELLEAREWSCIAGCNDGLSRYFRWLKAEIGTPHAPALVADSLTATALALEWEIPERLVRLARHRNRGPRSYLVQWRYEEVAGDWKYYRNQSMGDSSTVRVDNLQPYTKYRFRVALLLSPHHDQVLTSEQSVIISTLPSGVPTSEPTIVRAVAVDHSRISISWEPGPFPNGPVLSYVLQIKDLHPIGYSALKEIPESNTSRHYMFEKLEPERNYSVSVAMSNPAGEGPASVTLVATPPKPTGHEEAPLPTLILGAERSILAQSSLTLFSDPPTNVYASVDHKIRGTATHIRRGLLFVSDDAGYIYRAPSRPGAEKARVAILVPGAANNFRPTLLSVDWLNEHLYVLGQARPTKLWQIAYCDFSGGHLTVAIAGLQRRPDHFAVDPFNGYLFWVVGGTGPDTGLFRLDLGDISNGVRHEIRPLQMVSGRNLGAFTLDHANFRVLLADQGNNTVLAVSFDGSKQEDIRNNTQQPRFERVKSLARANGLFYWTNGTEVFAEDYHRLHNSYYHNAFPIAANNTYFSISVNLTAEQPIPVPVNPPRNLQALASPDKLKVSWDVPYLLGVKGRGAWQSWSYLVEISDEQLDSVLHVATVNGTSYACDIAGRLLPNRVYTVRAAAFTAAGRGPWSREFRVRTLRPESQHHLVWASTDGIVRSDVIGEHVSTLIPRSAELDGAAVTSLAWHARTLYVVSNSTLRLYREPSAPGGEWTKLRELESVECVAIDWIGERLYYSNPAQQLIVRSGLLGEQPEPIHSVMNVREIRFDAYRGYIYCSSGLILEAFRLNGKSRVQYFSEKLFTGKQIIGMTLDHDGQRLFWIVRSYSHSHLYWAPLAGSPAAASGGGTGSGTLPSLPLTDQTPQGPLLHFSDRLLWLKESQVVVGDVKGENLAYIRNHHLNGTRALALIDPTPKAPSINVLPASVNASTIRVTGDWRRFNISWTPVENVNYSTVFYKLTLKLPDARDIVQELTVPFFTYGAAGDDDGGDDNEAAGVEHGPIAPYTPIDITLHAFTYWRSSGFSSVRRHTPAGKPSVPVAPRAYIQHHYLPGTHELSTGIVYRWSPPAEPNGPIVAYRVDCWSSYDETKRRVLLDGVEVRNRRTELLIPEAVHPNMTYYLQVRVCNVDHNGDPSEIRSIGLRDGRPLPLLYVATHEQILLLDLDLRESTPIVATPIPAKHIAELRHERKLFWVNDRNELFMHDDADGKRKLAQVLGNVTALTVDWVSRTVYARTHTSSGNGSTLHAYDLNRYESGGSEPHQRTFSLPAEPITIDLLQFLPDVAELLAMSRTSRTGYLISLDEPDREPVAFNCAAATVDERIQRVCDEHGHEMNDNRPRDTVQDEGYLYWIGANGAVNVRARVDPPTTAAEEFPIAGAVALLPVQQQQRYPPERCLVPVVHHIQYLPELYNSTENSITLRLPEPERHADCSRRPPAVRYRIMYQLEHEPTADIYVDYSYEMSRTIGNLRPYTSYRFGISLSNHYLAASGTLTERLLVIAATTETPKHHMPAVFRTADGPPSRPEDIKAFPISPTEAFVSWLPSRQKYSHNVSYEIWRAELDEHKTRQQQRVSDFKMHDAFMTAEILKLQPNQTYIIWVRAFSTFHAFSDSEKVQIQTFPEPTDVKQLGLNSTFIRLHWTPPANCSNYQIQYSVAGQNVWTTMYDSTAQSTISNHCEYKLNELLPKTKYRFKMLLYYQHRREPYQWPNGREILFETKADKPSAPGRPTVTKLRQDVYKVSWEPAKDNGATIEEYALQALVTQSKRAARLVMPPAEVNALVVGTNGTSDTESFTEVETYDEHWSQVYNGTDVYWIIPERHAIQGSLFRVRARNSYGWGPFSDESRATSGKLLVQRTFIYIGTFVFTVTGIILFVSVLVVLVLRAIHRMKKMNQANARLSDVELANLRELPRRGNFVQTTNILYSSGSMTDSEIALLPRIRLDQIFMASSSLLGSGAFGEVYEGVVKGVDGEAETRVAIKTLKKGAKMHEKQEFLQEAQLMSNFKHKHITRLLGVCLEADALLIIMELMQGGDLLSYLRRSRSLPGQAARLTMLDLISMCQDVASGCRYLEEMHFVHRDLACRNCLVSSTDPRDRVVKIGDFGLARDIYKNDYYRKEGEGLLPVRWMSPESLVDGVFTSQSDIWAFGVLLWEIMTLGEQPYQAKNNVEVLNHVREGGHLDRPKVCPNEMYELMQYCWRFSPDERPTFRYCLEVLRTLRENTSEDTQIIAPFPAKLQQEAVSNPAYLGSESGQISPLSGSLRYGGNDVGMIATPPTSSSGSSGATGCPGPNTPKYLELVYENSGDQDQPDGFSVPPDRASPIPAMPTDNGYEIPITDTRGQFVEASSSNSLPRQANLGLPNLPMLIPNLSVLLPDSADASRDCHPQMESDTPDSATSSIIIEREERQAKS